In the genome of Candidatus Cloacimonadota bacterium, one region contains:
- the ugpC gene encoding sn-glycerol-3-phosphate ABC transporter ATP-binding protein UgpC translates to MAKIVVKNLNKYYDNGFHAVKDVSFVAEDQEFVVLVGPSGCGKTTVLRLIAGLEEISSGDIYIGDNLVNKKPPKERDIAMVFQNYALYPHMTVYDNMAFALKLRGESKAEIQTKVDNAAALLGIESMLKRKPAQLSGGQRQRVALGRAIVRNPKVFLFDEPLSNLDAKLRVAMRAEIVKLHQTLANTMIYVTHDQVEAMTMADRIVVMKDGVIHQIDSPLNIYNKPANVFVAGFIGSPAINMVTGKLLAKDSSLIFDSGDYQLQLTPDQSTLLKKYENKEIIMGIRPEDIYDARHDSMAEYPQKFTPICDLVEPLGNEFHVVLKTKQYSFVARFDPKELPQIDKELPVTVDMVKAHFFDPESELALY, encoded by the coding sequence ATGGCAAAGATAGTTGTAAAAAACTTAAATAAGTATTATGATAACGGTTTCCATGCCGTAAAAGATGTGAGCTTTGTAGCTGAAGACCAAGAGTTTGTGGTGCTTGTGGGTCCCTCTGGATGCGGTAAAACAACTGTACTGCGCCTTATTGCGGGCTTAGAAGAAATATCCAGTGGCGATATATATATTGGCGACAATCTGGTGAACAAAAAACCACCCAAAGAACGTGATATAGCTATGGTGTTTCAAAATTATGCCCTATATCCGCATATGACAGTGTATGATAATATGGCTTTTGCCCTTAAGCTGAGAGGAGAGAGCAAGGCCGAAATTCAGACTAAAGTAGATAACGCTGCAGCTCTTCTGGGTATTGAAAGCATGTTGAAACGAAAGCCGGCTCAGTTATCTGGGGGGCAGCGTCAACGCGTTGCTTTAGGTAGAGCTATTGTACGAAATCCTAAAGTATTTCTTTTTGATGAACCACTTTCAAATCTGGATGCCAAACTAAGAGTAGCCATGCGGGCAGAGATAGTGAAACTGCATCAAACATTGGCAAACACAATGATTTATGTAACTCACGACCAGGTAGAAGCTATGACGATGGCAGATCGTATTGTGGTTATGAAAGATGGAGTTATTCATCAGATAGATAGTCCTTTGAATATTTATAATAAACCAGCAAATGTATTTGTAGCAGGGTTTATTGGCAGTCCAGCCATCAATATGGTAACGGGCAAGTTGTTAGCCAAAGATAGTTCTTTGATTTTTGATAGTGGAGATTATCAGCTTCAGCTTACTCCAGATCAAAGTACTCTGCTCAAGAAATATGAAAATAAAGAAATAATCATGGGTATCCGCCCAGAAGATATTTATGATGCCCGACATGATAGTATGGCAGAGTACCCACAGAAGTTTACTCCGATTTGTGATCTGGTAGAGCCCTTGGGAAATGAATTCCATGTGGTATTGAAAACCAAACAATATAGCTTTGTGGCACGATTTGACCCCAAAGAATTGCCTCAGATCGATAAAGAACTCCCGGTTACGGTAGACATGGTAAAAGCTCATTTCTTCGATCCGGAAAGCGAGCTGGCATTGTATTGA